The Leptospira selangorensis genome segment TTGGTTCGAGATCAAAAAGTCCTTCACTCCGGTTTCCAAAACTAATTCCGTATTTTCAGAATTCATAATTTCGGTGATTAGTTGTGTCTCTGCCTTTTTGCCGCCTGCCTGGTGTTTCTTCTTAAAGTATTGGCGAAATCTTAATAGAAGAGAAATGGTCCTCGCGTCCACTTCTTCGATATTCTCTTTCTCTTCTGCCAAGAATATTACGGAATCATACTGCTCTGGGGAAAGTTTTTCCAAAATACCTTCTTGGGAAAGATTGGCGATCAGGGATCTGAGTTTGATCTGAGGATATTTTGTCTTCAGTTTTGCAAGTGCGGATTTGATCTCTTCATTGGATTCATTTATCAAAAGATCAATTTGGGAATCAGGAGAGGAAAATTTCGCGTATTCATTCACGATGATCTTACTTTTAGAATTCCAGCCGATGATCAATTGTTTGTCAATGGGTCGGGATAAAGTAGTATTCGGGTAAGAAAGTGCGGCATTCACGACCACAGGTTTATCATCGAATTTGATCTTAGAATCATCTTCCGCAAGGATGATCGCATCTTCTTCATTCTCGGGTAAATATTCTGGGTTAGGATTTAAAACAATTTCTCCGCTGACTTTTCTGAAACCTAACGGAACCGATTCCTTGAATCTAAATGAAATTTCAGAATAATTTAAACCTCTCCAACCATTCTTCGGTTTATAAAAATAGAGCTCATTTCCTTCAAATCCAACCAGGTTCGAATATACGATTGCAAGACCGGATGTCCTGGAAGTTTGTACAAGCAATTTGGAAAGAATACTTCTTTCATCCATGACCTGAACGGATTCGGAAAGATCAGAAGCAATATTGCGATTTTCTAATCCATGAAGTTCTGCAACGATAGGAGGAAGTCCTGATTCTCCATTTAATGCAACGAGTGCCATGATGGACTTTAATACTTTTGCATCTCCTATTGATTTACCCTCTTCCGATTCCTCTGAACCTGAAGGATTTAAGATAATGATACTTTTGGCTTTGGAAGCATTTACCCTTTTTAAGGAATGAAGATGAGAAGGTAATCCTGATCTGGTGATAATTTTTGTCGTTTTCGTATTCGATAAATTTTCGGATAGAAAATCATCCATTTCTTCCTTATCTTGGTCCGCGAGTATAACTGCCGTTTTTCCGGATTCGGAAGAATTCGCTTCTATCAATTCCCTTAATATTTCGATCGTACGAACCCCAAAACCTAAGATCAATGTATGATCTGATTCCAAAACTTCACTTTTGCCTTTTCTGAGTTCTTGGATTTTTTGATCGAATTGATTCGTGATAAATGCGACTAAGCTGGAAAATAAAACTAAACCTGAAAATACGCTTAGGATACCAATGATCTTATTGAACCAGTTGGATTCTCCATCTTCTGCCACTGCGCCCGCATCTGAGATTTGTAAAAAGACTCTCCATAAAAAATCCCCAGACTCCTTAATGGATTCGTCCGGAAATAAAAATGCCCCGAGTATCCGTACGAAAGATAAAAATACGAATGCTCCTAAGAATAAGGTCATCAGAGCCGCGAATACGGAACCTCCTCCCCTAGACATAAAATTATCAAAATGGTAACGAAACTTTTTAAAAATGCCGGGTTTCTCTTTCATGAGGGCTGAACATTAGTTATATAATTTTCTATTTCAAATCTAAAATCCTAAGACTGGAAATTTATTTTTGAACGAGCATCTTTCTCCTGGTTTCAAGAGTATGCTTACCTTTTATAATCAATCTAAATCCGAATATTTATAGAATCGGATCTAAGATTTTGACCGACAGAATCCAAGGAATGTGAAATACTCGCTCGATTAGATTATGGCTCGCATCTTTTTCATTTTTCTAAGTAGTTTATTATTTCTGTTCTCCTGTAATTCTCCCCAAGTAACCGCTTATCAGGAGCATAGTGAACACCACGAGTTTATCGGAAGTTGTTTAGATTTTTTGGCGGGAAGTGACTCTTTTGTTCCTTTGACGGATGCAGTTGCCTTGGATGAGTTACGACATTCTGCAGAAGAGCATGCATCTAATAGTGTAATCATCGGGGATTTGTATTATGATCTAAACCAGAAAGAAGGAAGGCATTTCTATCTGGAAAGTGACGATTCGATCGCATATTATCGGCCCCAAGCGGTTGTGCTCGGGGGCTGGGAAATGATCCAGCATCTATGCGCTAGACATATCCGACATGAGATTGAAAGAGGATTTGCAAAGTCTTCTTCCATTTTGAAAAAGAATCCTGCCTCTATTAAAGAAGCAGAAATTCTCGCAGAAAAAAATCTGATCCTCTACTTGAAGTTCGCAGAGGCTTCTAAGGGGAAACCGAGCCATATCAGGAATTTTCTTTTTATTCCTGTTTCTAGATTTCTTAAGAAGGGAGCGGGGGTCTATTTTCCTTCCTGCAATTTGATGGATAAAATGAAGGATCCAATTCTGTACGGATTACAAAGTGCGAAAAGAAATCCGGAAACTATGACTGCTTGGACCCAAATGATGTTGGCAGTTACTAACTTCTCTGCAACACATATGCACGATTGTAAGGTAAGTGTCGAAAGTCCTTTAAAACTTTTGCAGGTAGAAAAAACGGAATTACGAGATGTAATAGAAGAGCCTCAAAGGAATCGATCGGCATCTAAAATAAAATTCGGATCGAAAGCTCGAAAATAATTCTATTTATTTAGCGGTATATTCTTCGAAGATCTCTCTGAGACTATCTTCCATTTCTCGGATATAACGTAGATCTTTGGTCATTCTCCAAAGAGTGATGGAGCCATGATACGCCATCAATACTCTTCTGGAAGTATATTGTATATCCATAGTTCTAGAAAATTGTCCCGAAGCAACTGCGCGACTCAGATAATCGCGGATCATCTTAGTCCATTTTTCAGCGATACCTTTTAGGAATTCAGTATATTCAGGATCCGCATCCATAACTTGATTTGCAAAACCTGCAAACGGATCTCCGAAAAATTCATGATGGCGGATCTGTCTTTCTTTCAAGATCACCCAAGCTCTTAAAAATTCTTGGACCTCCGGATATCTTTCCATGAGAGAAGCAAGATCAGAAAGAGTCTTTTCTTCCTGACGAGCGAGGTAAGCGATCCCTAATTCTTTTTTAGAAGGAAAATGATCGTAAAGACTAGCAGCTACGGAACCGGATTCTTGGATAATCTGTCTCATTCCTGTGTTGGAGAATCCTTGCTTGTAGAAAAGATCTGTCGCAGTATCTAGAATTCTTTCTCGGACACTGGCCCCGGAATCTCTTTTTTTTCTCTGAGCGGTCATGTGCTTAAATACGTTATTTTTTCAGTATTGCCCTAAAAACCTCGTTTCGTCAATAGAATTTGGGTTTAGCGTATAAAAAACCAGAACGAACGTTCTGTATTTTTTTATTGCCCCGATTTCCCAGGGGTCTAAGCTAGTGTCAGGACGGTTCAAAATGTCTGTTACGGAAAAAGAACAAGTCAGAACCAGATTTTCGGATCTAGATACGCAAAGACATACCACTAGCAGGACTTATGAAGACTCTTGTTTAGGGGATAGATATCGTATCTTAGAAGAAGCGGGATATTCTTGGAAAAGAATGATCGAAGAATCAGTTCGATTACAAACCGTCGGGGCAGATATACGCTTTCTTGCCCAACAAATGGAAAACACTGAGTTATCCATACGCACTAGTTATCGTTCCGGGCAAGACGGCCTGTTAACCTTCTCCCAAGAAGTTTTGGATCCAAACGGAAAAGTCGCAGCGGAGATCAGAACATTAGCAAGAACGGAGAAGGACGGAAAACCTTTCCAGTTAATTGCAGCCCAAGATCCTTCCGACGAATTGATCTCTTCATTCGAATCTATACCTTCTTTTTCAGGATCTTGTGAGCGCACACTTGCAGAAAGAGATCTATTTTTCTGCGAAAGAAATCCGTTCGGTGACTATAATCCTTCTCATTATTGGAGATTATTGGAAGAAGGTCGCTGGAATTTCACTGCAGAATGCGGACTTAGCCTAGAGGATCTAGTCGCAATGGACACCACACTTTTCTATATGGGTGGAAAGATCCGTTATCGTAAACCTCTCGCTGCAGGCAGAAGGGCTAAAATACAAACTTGGATTCATAGTTTTGATAAAATTTGGAGCCGTATGAGACAAGAGGTCAGCGACTCCGAAACTGGAGAAATTTTAGCGGAATCCATGGATGATCTACTCGTAGTATCCGTAAGCAAGTCTAGACCTAAAAAACCTGGAGAAGATCTGCTGAAAATATTCGCAAGGGTCACCGAATTTCCCGAGGGAAGCTCCAAATGAAATATTATCTTATTCTAATGAACGCACCAAATAAAAGGTCTGGAGAAAGACAATGAAACTCGATCAAAAATTGGCGATTTGTACGCCAAGAAGAACTCCCTTCGCTCAAATTGCGAAAGCTTTAGGACCCTATCCTGGCCATCACCTAGGTCGTATAGTGGCTGAAGACATTATTGCAAAGAGTGGAGTTAAAAAAGATCAAATCGACGGAATCGTAGTTGGAGAAGGTTTCTCTAACGCTCCGAACTCCGCGAGAGTGATCGCTAACCTAATCGGACTCAGAGACGAAGTTCCTTCGATCACTGTTTCTAATAACTGTGTATCCGGAATCGAAGCTCTTTCTGAAGCAGCTCGCCGTATCATTCTTGGAGAAGGTGAACTTTTCCTAGTAATCGGAGAAGAGTCTCAAACTTCTATGCCTTTCGTCGTAAAAAACGCAAGATTGAACAAGAAAGCAGGATCTTTGGATAAACTGAAAAAACTTCTTCCTGACAATCTTCCGGAAGGTGTTGAACTTAGAGACACTCTTGAAGACGGACTTGGTGACGGAGAAACTTCTTACGGAATGCAAGTAACTGCTGAGATCCTTGCTCAGAACTACGAACTTTCTCGTGAGATCACTGACAAATTAGCTTTCGAATCTTTCAAAAGAGCATTAGAAGCTTCTAAAGCAGGAAAATACGCTCCGTTCATCATCCCAATGAAAGACGAAGACGGAACTGAACTTACTATCGATGAGGCAGTCGGACTTCGTGAAGGACTCGTTGAAAACCCAAGCCGTATGGGAAGAGCAATGCTTCTGTTTGAAAACCCACAAATGAAATTTGATGAGTTCAAAACTAAGTATTCCAAATATCTTAAAAAATCTCACGGACCAACCGTTTCTATCTTTAACGCGAGCCCTCGTTCTGATGGAGCAGCTGGTGTTATCTTAACTACTGTTGAAAAAGCAAAAGCTCTTGGATTAAAAATCGAAGCAGTTCTTTCCGGATGGAAAATGTATGGTGTAGACCCTAACTTGATGGGAATCGGACAAGCTTACGCTACCGAAGCACTTCTTAAAGACACCGGAGTTAAGATCGAAGACGTAGATTACGTTGAGATCCACGAAGCATTTGCAGCTACTGCAGTTGCGGCTCTTGTTCAAATCGAAAAAGATACCGGCTGGAAATGGGAGCAAAAATTCGACGAGAAGAAGATCAACCCTAACGGTGGATCTATCGCTATCGGTCACCCATTCGGAGCTACTGGTATCCGTTTGGTGAGCAATGCGATCATGGACCTTCAAGACGACCCTAAAGCTAAAAAAGTGGTTCTTACCGCTTGTGCTCACGGTGGAATTGCAGGAGCTATGCTCATCGAAAGATTCGAAGGTTAATTCTTAACTTCTTGAATTGAATCGGGCCCTGGAGAAGGAAACTTCTTCGGGGCTTTTTTACATCTTCTTCTTTATAATCTTTTCTTTATCCCTTTGTTCCTAATTTCTCATTGATATACTTAAACATTTTATATACGTTGCCTCGGAATATTTTGCTTTCAATGTTATAGTTTTTGTGGTCTAAATAGTGTATATGCACCAATGAAAAAATTTTCGAAATACAATCGGGAGAAAAACGATGAAACTCGAAACTAAACTCGCAATTTGCACACCATTAAGAACTCCATTTGCTCAGATCGCAAAAGGATTAGGGGCGTATCCGGCTCATCATTTGGGTAAGATAGTAGCTGAGAGCATTATCCAAAAAAGTGGGATCAAAAAAGAAGATATAGACGGGGTAATAGTCGGGGAAGGTTTTCCAAGTTCTCCGAATCCTGCTCGTGTAATCGCAAACCTGATCGGACTTAGGGATGAAATTCCTTCTCTCACTCTTTCCAATAACTGCGTATCCGGATTGGAGGCAATCTCGGAAGCAGCAAGAAGGATTATATTGGGAGAAGGCGAAGTATTTCTCGTGATCGGAGAAGAATCCCAGACTGATATGCCTTTTATAGTAAAAAACGCTCGCTTAAACAAGAAAACTGGATCATTAGAAAAATTGAATAAGCTTTTGCCCGATAACCTTCCGGAAGGTGTCGAACTTAGAGATACTCTTGAGGATGGTTTGGATGACGGGGAGAATTCCTACGGAATGCAGGTCACTGCCGAGATTCTCGCACAAAATTATGAATTATCTAGAGAGATCACTGATAAGGTCGCATTTGAATCATTCAAACGTACTTACGAAGCTTCTATGTCAGGAAAATACGAACCATTTATCATTCCTATAAAAGACCAGGAAGGGAACATGTTGAAAATTGACGAGGCTGTAGAGCTTAGAAAGGGTCTCGTAGAAAATCCAAGTCGTATGGGAAGAGCGATGCTTCTATTCGATAATCCTCAAAGTAAGTTCGAGGACTTTAAGAAAAAATACGGCAAAGATCTGAAGAAAACTCATGGTCCTACCGTTTCTATCTTCAATGCAAGTCCTCGCTCCGACGGAGCCGCGGGAGTGATTATCACTACTGTTGAAAAAGCAAAAGCCTTAGGATTAAAAATAGAAGGACTACTTTCCGGTTGGAGAATGAAAGGAGTCCATCCGAATTTAATGGGAGTTGGACAAGCAGTTGCCACAGAAGGTCTGTTAGAAGACCTGCATCTTAAATTAGAAGATATGGATTATGTTGAGATCCATGAAGCATATGCTTCTACTGCGGTTGCCGCTATGGAACAACTGAGAATGGATACCGGTTGGGATTGGGAGAAAAAATTCGATGAGAAAAAGATCAATCCTAATGGAGGATCTATTGCAATCGGTCATCCGTTCGGAGCCACAGGAGTTCGTCTGGTGAATAATGCAATCATGGACCTGCAAGAAGATCCTAATGCAAACAAAGTGTTACTCACTGCATGTGCTCATGGAGGAATTGCAGGCTCCATGTTGATCGAAAGATATAAAGCTTAATTCTAAAACCCCGAAGGAGAGAATCTTTCGGGGTTTTTATTATTAACTTTTAACTCACTCTTTCTAAAGAAGGTTGATCCAAAATGGATCTTCTGTTCTTCAATATGAACAGCCCGAATACCAATGCAGTCACGAACATCAGAAGACTATAAGTGATAGGAACTACAGTCATTGTTGGGACTTGCAAAATGGTTCCAGTGACTAGAAGTGCAGTGGTCCCATTTTGGATCCCTAACTCGAAAGCGATCGTAACAGCTTGGGTTCTACTTAAACGTAAAAGTAGCCCGAGTAAAAATCCGAGACTTATACAGATACAATTCATAGTTAAAGCTGCGGCTCCACTTTGAGCAAAAAATCCCCACATCTTCTCCCAGTTCTGTTTTACTAAACCTGCTATGATCGCGAATAGAATGATCATTGAGAAAATTTTTACGGGTTTCTCACAACCTTCCGCGAATTTTGGAGAATAATTTTTAACCGCCATTCCGATCCCTACTGGGAGAACAGTGATGATAAAAAGTTGTAAGATGGTTTTCAAAATAGGAAGGTCTATCGTTTTCCCTTCTCCCATAAAATATACCATTGAATAGTAAGTTAAAAACGGAAGAGTGAAAGGTTTGATCACACTAATTAAAGCAGTTAACGTTACGGATAATGCTACATCTCCTTTGAACAAATACGAATACATATTTGAAGTCGGACCGGAAGGGCAACAGGATAATACCATTAATCCAACTGCCAATAATGGTTCCAAATGGAACATCGTAGCTACCATAAATCCTAAAAACGGTAACAGTAAAAGTTGGGCTAAGAGACCGACCAATACAGCTTTAGGAAATAAAGCCACTCTTTCAAAATCCTTGAGTGTTAGTGATAACCCCATCCCGAACATTATTATAAAAAGTGAGATCGGGAGAACTATCTCCAGTAAAAATCCACTTTGCATTTTTTTCTCCTTATTGTTTTTAATTTATTTCTTTTGATACGAACATTGTAGGTTGCCCGTTTGTTTTAAGCGGCTCTTTGGAATAAGAGTACTCTATCTTCAAAAAGGAAATATCGTCTGTGAGATATTCTTCCATGCCTTGGTAGATCTTATGTAGATCTCCTTTTGCTTCTTCTATTCTGGACAAGAATGCTTCTTGGTTTTCGTTGATCTCTTTGCTTCCATCTTCTCTGAGGCCGACGATGAGATCGTCTTTTCCATCGGAACCTAAGAATAAACAATCCCCGGGTTTAAGCTGAAAGGATTGAACGGTAAATATTGAAGATGGATCGAAAGGTAATCCGATCCGATTGAAAAAATGTTTGGTCGGGATCAGACTTGCTTTTCCGTTTCTGTATAGGATGGGAGAAGGATGTTCTGCGTTTACTAAGTATGTTTTACCGGTAGATTCTTCTATCACTCCTAAGACGGCAGTGACCAACATACTTCCTTCGAAAATTTCAAACACTTTAGAAAGTTCTAAAAAAGCGGATCTCAACCAACGTTGAGGACTGAACTCTAATGTTTTATCTTCGAATAGTCTGGTCCTATTCAAGATGGCACCGAATACGGAACCTAAAACGATTGCGCCTCCTGCACCTTGGATGGACTTTCCCATTGCATCAGCGTTCATAAACACTGTACAATTTGCCCCTCCTATCTTGAGGCTGGTCGACATACAAAGATCTCCGCCGATCTCGTGGTTTTGTTCTTTGAACAAGAATTGTTTTTTCTGGCGTGTAAATGATTCTACGGAAACTTTTCCGTTTCGAGCGGTCTCTATTCCGAAAGGTTTGAGAAGAAGGGACGTTAAAAAATAATCTCCTTGCTGCTGCTCCAATAATTTTGTAAGTCTGGAAGTTCGATCTTTGACTTGATCTTCTAATGTGTCCGCATACACAGAGAGAGCGGTTCTTGCTTCTCGGATGGAACTTACCATCCCATTGAATGAATCTGTGAGAAAACCAATCTCGTCTTGGATACGAACTTGGATCTTAGTGTTTAGATCTCCTTGGTTTACTTTTCCGATTCCTATTAATAAGTTTTTAAGAGGATTCCAAATTGTTCCCCTGAAAAAAAGTCTGAATCCGAAAAGTATCACGAATACTGTGATGAATAAAACTGCAAAATAAGGTCTGATTGCCTTATGAAGAAAATTTCTATATTCTTCGTATGGGAATATTGCGTCGTATTTCTGATTTTCTAAGTCGAATTTATATAATACGGATCTGGATTTTTCTTTATTGCCTTCCACAAAGTAACGCTCTGCTTCTGAAGGGAAAACAGAGTCATAATATCCTGTGGATTGTCTTAAAAATCTTTTAGGAGAGATTGGATTTTCGTTTGTTGGAATTCCAACGTGCGGATCAGAATCCGGATTGTGATTCGTAGGAGTTCCAAGACGGGGGCCAGGATTTGATCCTTGTTCTGTAGGAATTCCTACACGCGAGACTATTGCCGAACCTGAAATATTCTTCCTAATAAAAATCGAATTCTCTGCTTCTCTCAGTTTACTTAGATCGAATGTATCTTCTTGCCTGGACACGGAAGCGAGTCCTATCCAATACAGAATGAGTAAGAATGTTCCCAAACAAATCCCGGTAATCCTGTTTAGGAAACGTGTCTGGTCCGAAGTAGTATTGATATAAAGTACTAGGACCACAAAACTTCCCGGGATCATAAAAAACGTATAAACGGTCAGAAAGTCAGTTCTAGAAATGATCCCTGCGCGACTCATACTGTTTGCGATTACAGGAGGGAAGATAAGAAGGGAGAAAAATAGGACGAATAATCCCGTAAAACGATTGGATTCTTTGGAGGCAGTCCAACTTCTCCATATCCCGGTAAAGATCATTAGGAAAGAATAAGTTAGGACCAAAACTCCTAGTATTTTATTTTCTAAGGGTAAAGGGTATGTCCAGATCTGTTCCGAAAAATCAAATACAGGTTCTTTCTGGAATGTGCAGAAAACATAATATATAGAGAAGGTGAGCCAAATGAATAATTGGGCGCTGAAAAAACGAAAAGCAAATTTTTCTTTTATAGGACTTGGATAAAAGAAGAAGAACTGACCCATACAAGAAAATGCAGGAATGACAGCCAAGATCAACCATCTATGGTACGCTGCTATGGGAGAATCTATACTGTACGCGATCACAAATGCGAATGCGTGGACTGATAATAGAAAGAAAGCTCCAGCCAAATAAGAACTGGATTTGGATCTATTTCGGATTGCGGCTAAAAAACTTCCGAGTACCGCGGTGAATATACAAACAATCAAAGATCCAAAAGAAAAAAAAGTCAGCTGCAAGCTCATAAAGCCCCCAAGGACTTTTAGCAGGAACTGTGCCAATACTAGTTTAGATTTTTATCTTGGATGAGCCTTCGTATCTTGCATTGATTCTGCATTTAATTTATTTCGATCGTTTTGAAACCAAAAACATCGATTGTTTTCAATCAGTACGGCAAAGAACGGTCGATCGATTTTAATCAGTTCCAATTAGAATGCCGTATCCCTTTGTTTTATACATGTTTCTCGGGAAAATTTTATAAATTTCTTTCTGGCACGAAAACTGCTTAAGGAGATTAGTCTCTTGAAAATTTCAAAATGGATTTAGGAGACTCGTACAAAAAAACGAGGAGAATGTTAATGCGATACGGATGGAAAGGGAGGTTAGTGAGGGTATTTGTTCTTTTACTAATTCTTCCACTTATGGTCTTACCTATCTCTGCAGAAGAAAAGGAAACTGCGGAACCGCCTAAAGACAAATGGAGAATTTTGCTCGGTGCCTTTGCCGGCCAATTCGATTTACAATTACAAACGAAACTTCCGTTCAACTATGTAAATCCGAGTTCAGGCCAAAGAGAAATTCCTTCATTGGGTAGGGCAAGCGGTCTTACACAAAATGGTGCTATGGATTTAGGAGTAGAAGGGATCGGTCCTCAGAAAGGATTACAATTTATGATCCTAAGCGACTCTTTGGTTTTCCAGGCTACATATGCAAGAGTGGATGTGAATTTCGCTCCTCTTAGAAATCCTCCGGTCGGAGTGAATACCGCGGAAGGAAACGCGGGAGGTAATGTTTATTCTACCAACTTGGATTATTATATGAACATAAGTCGTTATGTCCAACCAATGGTGGGTATAGGATATGCAGCCTTCGGAGCTTATTATAAGGCGCGTAACGTTGTAGGAACCACAGTCGGTAACGGACTTTACGAATCATTTCCTACCATAGATGCGGACGATGGATATAGTTCCGATGTCGGTAAGGCCGGACTTCGTATCAAATTGCCTATCCAAAGCTGGTACATTACTCCGTATTTCCAATACGCAGGTAACGAATATCATATCAACGTAAGAACCACTGCAGGAACCGTACAAAACAATGTGAATGGATATCCTGCGGATCCGAACGGTATATTGGATGCATGGTATTACCAAGGAGTTGGTTCCGTAAGCACTGTGGATTCCATGACTCAGGTTTCCAGACAAGCTAGAAGCGCAGGAATTGTTTTCTTTATGGATTATAAAAAGTTCATAAGCCTTACGATCAATGCGAGAAGGAACTTTACCCAAGCCGCTTGGAACGTTTCTGCCACCTTGATGGTATTCCTACATCCGAATATGGGGATCATGGCGAACTACGCATACTCTGAACCAGAGATCTTATTCAGCTTTAATAGATCCTGGGCCATTGGACCCGTATTCACTACTACGTTCTAAAAGGATTATATCGGATAGGAAAATAGAAAATAAAAAAGGTCGATCCTCAAGATCGACCTAATGCGTAAATAAGGCTAAAGGTTTCCGCTCTTTTTAGAAAGTTCGGAGATCGATCGATCCAAGGATTCCAGTTCCATTCGGAATTCCTTTTTCCGGGTCTCAGAAAGTTCTTCTTTAAGCTTTTCGAATGTTTTGTATAGGATCTCACGGAGATCCTTTTTTTTTCTCAACTGCAAAAGAATATATTCCTCTTCTTCGAATTTGTCTAGTCCGGCAAAAGATTTTTTATTTTCCAAATATTCCAGTTTTTCATGAAAAGATTTCGATTTTTCAGTTTGGTTTAGATTTGGACGAAATATATTCTCTCCCAAGTTTTCAAAAATCTCCATAGTC includes the following:
- a CDS encoding CASTOR/POLLUX-related putative ion channel codes for the protein MSRGGGSVFAALMTLFLGAFVFLSFVRILGAFLFPDESIKESGDFLWRVFLQISDAGAVAEDGESNWFNKIIGILSVFSGLVLFSSLVAFITNQFDQKIQELRKGKSEVLESDHTLILGFGVRTIEILRELIEANSSESGKTAVILADQDKEEMDDFLSENLSNTKTTKIITRSGLPSHLHSLKRVNASKAKSIIILNPSGSEESEEGKSIGDAKVLKSIMALVALNGESGLPPIVAELHGLENRNIASDLSESVQVMDERSILSKLLVQTSRTSGLAIVYSNLVGFEGNELYFYKPKNGWRGLNYSEISFRFKESVPLGFRKVSGEIVLNPNPEYLPENEEDAIILAEDDSKIKFDDKPVVVNAALSYPNTTLSRPIDKQLIIGWNSKSKIIVNEYAKFSSPDSQIDLLINESNEEIKSALAKLKTKYPQIKLRSLIANLSQEGILEKLSPEQYDSVIFLAEEKENIEEVDARTISLLLRFRQYFKKKHQAGGKKAETQLITEIMNSENTELVLETGVKDFLISNQFVSKMMAQVSQEPDVMRVYDSLFDPEGSEIYLKPAFLYFEDFPKRVNFADCMLAAQQRKETCFGIRIVSEETDESKGYGVYLIPDKLEFFTLHDSDSLIVLSEDQS
- a CDS encoding TetR/AcrR family transcriptional regulator, which codes for MTAQRKKRDSGASVRERILDTATDLFYKQGFSNTGMRQIIQESGSVAASLYDHFPSKKELGIAYLARQEEKTLSDLASLMERYPEVQEFLRAWVILKERQIRHHEFFGDPFAGFANQVMDADPEYTEFLKGIAEKWTKMIRDYLSRAVASGQFSRTMDIQYTSRRVLMAYHGSITLWRMTKDLRYIREMEDSLREIFEEYTAK
- a CDS encoding thioesterase family protein produces the protein MSVTEKEQVRTRFSDLDTQRHTTSRTYEDSCLGDRYRILEEAGYSWKRMIEESVRLQTVGADIRFLAQQMENTELSIRTSYRSGQDGLLTFSQEVLDPNGKVAAEIRTLARTEKDGKPFQLIAAQDPSDELISSFESIPSFSGSCERTLAERDLFFCERNPFGDYNPSHYWRLLEEGRWNFTAECGLSLEDLVAMDTTLFYMGGKIRYRKPLAAGRRAKIQTWIHSFDKIWSRMRQEVSDSETGEILAESMDDLLVVSVSKSRPKKPGEDLLKIFARVTEFPEGSSK
- a CDS encoding thiolase family protein → MKLDQKLAICTPRRTPFAQIAKALGPYPGHHLGRIVAEDIIAKSGVKKDQIDGIVVGEGFSNAPNSARVIANLIGLRDEVPSITVSNNCVSGIEALSEAARRIILGEGELFLVIGEESQTSMPFVVKNARLNKKAGSLDKLKKLLPDNLPEGVELRDTLEDGLGDGETSYGMQVTAEILAQNYELSREITDKLAFESFKRALEASKAGKYAPFIIPMKDEDGTELTIDEAVGLREGLVENPSRMGRAMLLFENPQMKFDEFKTKYSKYLKKSHGPTVSIFNASPRSDGAAGVILTTVEKAKALGLKIEAVLSGWKMYGVDPNLMGIGQAYATEALLKDTGVKIEDVDYVEIHEAFAATAVAALVQIEKDTGWKWEQKFDEKKINPNGGSIAIGHPFGATGIRLVSNAIMDLQDDPKAKKVVLTACAHGGIAGAMLIERFEG
- a CDS encoding thiolase family protein, giving the protein MKLETKLAICTPLRTPFAQIAKGLGAYPAHHLGKIVAESIIQKSGIKKEDIDGVIVGEGFPSSPNPARVIANLIGLRDEIPSLTLSNNCVSGLEAISEAARRIILGEGEVFLVIGEESQTDMPFIVKNARLNKKTGSLEKLNKLLPDNLPEGVELRDTLEDGLDDGENSYGMQVTAEILAQNYELSREITDKVAFESFKRTYEASMSGKYEPFIIPIKDQEGNMLKIDEAVELRKGLVENPSRMGRAMLLFDNPQSKFEDFKKKYGKDLKKTHGPTVSIFNASPRSDGAAGVIITTVEKAKALGLKIEGLLSGWRMKGVHPNLMGVGQAVATEGLLEDLHLKLEDMDYVEIHEAYASTAVAAMEQLRMDTGWDWEKKFDEKKINPNGGSIAIGHPFGATGVRLVNNAIMDLQEDPNANKVLLTACAHGGIAGSMLIERYKA
- a CDS encoding bile acid:sodium symporter family protein, whose amino-acid sequence is MQSGFLLEIVLPISLFIIMFGMGLSLTLKDFERVALFPKAVLVGLLAQLLLLPFLGFMVATMFHLEPLLAVGLMVLSCCPSGPTSNMYSYLFKGDVALSVTLTALISVIKPFTLPFLTYYSMVYFMGEGKTIDLPILKTILQLFIITVLPVGIGMAVKNYSPKFAEGCEKPVKIFSMIILFAIIAGLVKQNWEKMWGFFAQSGAAALTMNCICISLGFLLGLLLRLSRTQAVTIAFELGIQNGTTALLVTGTILQVPTMTVVPITYSLLMFVTALVFGLFILKNRRSILDQPSLERVS
- a CDS encoding SpoIIE family protein phosphatase, which gives rise to MSLQLTFFSFGSLIVCIFTAVLGSFLAAIRNRSKSSSYLAGAFFLLSVHAFAFVIAYSIDSPIAAYHRWLILAVIPAFSCMGQFFFFYPSPIKEKFAFRFFSAQLFIWLTFSIYYVFCTFQKEPVFDFSEQIWTYPLPLENKILGVLVLTYSFLMIFTGIWRSWTASKESNRFTGLFVLFFSLLIFPPVIANSMSRAGIISRTDFLTVYTFFMIPGSFVVLVLYINTTSDQTRFLNRITGICLGTFLLILYWIGLASVSRQEDTFDLSKLREAENSIFIRKNISGSAIVSRVGIPTEQGSNPGPRLGTPTNHNPDSDPHVGIPTNENPISPKRFLRQSTGYYDSVFPSEAERYFVEGNKEKSRSVLYKFDLENQKYDAIFPYEEYRNFLHKAIRPYFAVLFITVFVILFGFRLFFRGTIWNPLKNLLIGIGKVNQGDLNTKIQVRIQDEIGFLTDSFNGMVSSIREARTALSVYADTLEDQVKDRTSRLTKLLEQQQGDYFLTSLLLKPFGIETARNGKVSVESFTRQKKQFLFKEQNHEIGGDLCMSTSLKIGGANCTVFMNADAMGKSIQGAGGAIVLGSVFGAILNRTRLFEDKTLEFSPQRWLRSAFLELSKVFEIFEGSMLVTAVLGVIEESTGKTYLVNAEHPSPILYRNGKASLIPTKHFFNRIGLPFDPSSIFTVQSFQLKPGDCLFLGSDGKDDLIVGLREDGSKEINENQEAFLSRIEEAKGDLHKIYQGMEEYLTDDISFLKIEYSYSKEPLKTNGQPTMFVSKEIN